Within the Hyalangium gracile genome, the region GCGTCGGCGGCAGCGTGTCGCTCACCGTCACCGAGCGCGTGGAGGCCGAGGTGGCCTCGTTGCCGGACGGATCCTTCGCGCTGTAGGACACGGTGTAGTTGCCCGGCGCGTTGGCGTTGGCCGGCCCGTGGACGATGACGGGCACCGCACCGGCGCACGCGTCACTGGCCGTGGCGCCCGGATCCGTGTACGCGCCGCCGCACTCCACCTGCTGGCTCAGCGGGCCCGTGACGGTGATGTTCGGCGCGAGGGTGTCGCCCACCGTGACGGTGCGCGTCACCTCGGGGGCGGCGTTGTTCTTGGCGTCCTTCACGTTGTAGCGCAGCGTGTAGGGGCCCAGCGCCATGTTGTTCACCGTGCCGGTCTTCACGATGGCGCTGGTCAGGTTGCCTTGGCACTGGTCGTTGGCCGTGGCGCCCGGATCGTTGAAGGCCGTGGCGCACTCCAGCGGCATCGCGGCCGGGCCCACCAGCGCCAGCGTCGGCCCCTGCGTGTCGGCCACCGTCACCGTGCGGTTGCCCGAGACGCCCATGTTGCCCGACGGGTCGATCGCCCTGTAGTTGATGGTGTAGTTGCCCGGCGCGTTCAGGTTGAGGTTGGTGGAGTTGACCACCGCCGTCAGCGTGCCAGCGCAAGTGTCCGTCGCCGTGGCGCCAGGATCCGTGAAGGTGCCACCGCACTCGATCGTCTGGCTCGCCGGGGCCACGAGCGTCACGGTCGGCTTCACCCTGTCGCGCACATAGACGGTGCGCGTCTGCTCGATCGCGGCGTTGTTCTGCGCGTCCTTCACGTTGTAGCGAATGGTGTAGTCACCCAGCACCGCGGTGTTCACAGCTCCGGTCTTCACGACCGTGAGCGGGCCCTGGCACTGGTCATTGGCCGTGGCGCCCTGGTCGACGTAGTTCCCACCGCACTCCTGCGTCACCATCTCCAGGCCGAGGCGCGTGATGACCGGCGCCAGCGTGTCGGCCACGGTGACCCTGCGCGTCACGGTCGCGGACTGGTTCCCGGACGAGTCCTTGGCGAAGTAGGACAGCGTGTAGGTACCAAGCGTCCCCATCGTCACCGTGCCGCTCTTCGTGATGCTGCTCTGGGGCAGCGGGCCCTCGCACAGGTCGCTCGCCGTGGCGCCCGGGTCCGTGTACGTGCCGCTCTTGACGCACTCCACCGACTGGTTGGCCTCGCCGATGAGGGCCACCGTCGGCAGCACCTTGTCCGTCACCGTCACGGTGCACGGGGAAGAGGTGGCCACGTTGCCCTTCGCGTCGGTGCACGTCAGCGCCACCTCCGTGTCGCCGATGTTGTACGGGCCGGCCGGGCTCGCGGTGCAGCCCACCAGGTCGCCGTCCTCATCGTAGGAGCCGTTGTTGATGTCGGCGGCCACGCCGCAGGTGTTCGTCGCCTGCACCGTCACGTTCTGGCAGACCGCGACCGGCGGGTGATCGGCCGGAACGGGGATGTTGGGGATCTTGCAGAACGAGGTGCACGTACCGATGGCACCACTGGTGTCACCCGTGCGGCCGTTCTTGATGCCGTTGTCGCACTCCTCGCCGAAGTCCACGTCCACCTTGCCGTCGCCGCACCAGTCGTGGTGGCACGACCACGAGCAGAGAGACGCGGGGTTCTGGTTGCCGGTGTTGGGCTGGCCGTTGCCGGTGTCGCCCAGGTCGCATTCCTCACCCGAAGGCATCGCGGGCAGGCCGCACCCGGCGCCGACAGCCATGGCGCCACGCACCAGGACGTAGGGCGTACCCACGTAGTTCGTCTCGAAGCCCGGGTCGATGGTGTAGTCGATGAAGAGCTTCGCCCCGGGAATGGGCGTGGGGGGATCGTTGTAGCTCGTCGCGATGGCCACGAACGAGAAGGTGCGGTCCGGATAGGACGTGAACACTGTGCGCGTCGCGCACCCATCCTCGCCCACGAAGGCGCCGTCATAGGTGTCGCGGGACATCAGGTCGCCCTGCATCTGGAACGTGTGCTGCCACTCGGCGCACACGTCCATGCCCTGCACCTTGAAGTCACCGAACGGCTCGAGCAGGGTCACGTGCGTGTTGGCCGGAGCATCCTGGTAGGCGCAGCCCAGCGCGATGTACATGCCCGTCAGGTACTGCACGGAGTTGAGCACGTAGCGGACGCCGTTCTCCACCAGCTGCGCCGAGTTGGCGCTGGTCGGAGCCGCGGCGATGATCGCCACGTCGCCATCGACGATGGCGCCCCAGGTGTTGCGGTTCTCGATGGCCGCCTGGAACGCCGCCGTGCCGCTCTCGCACGCCGCGTCACCGATGATGATGGCCTTGTAGGACATGAACTGCTCGGCCGTCATCGCGCTCCACTGCGACGGCGTCACCACGTGGATCTCGGCCGTGGAGTAGTCCCTCACGGCCTGGGCCTCGCGGCTGTCGAGCCCGCCATTGACGCTGCTGCCCAGGATCAGCACCTTGTTGGTGCTGCGGACCTCCTGGCGTGTCGTATGAGCGCTCGCCGGGGTCACGTCAGGCGGTGGCGCACCATCCTCTTGGTCGCAGGAGCTGGCCGCCAATGCGACCAACACCAGCGATGCTCCCCATACGCCTTTGAGTTTCATGCTGTACATCCCCCACGGCTTGATGAACGACGCGATCGAAAGAACACAGTGCTC harbors:
- a CDS encoding immunoglobulin-like domain-containing protein, which codes for MTPASAHTTRQEVRSTNKVLILGSSVNGGLDSREAQAVRDYSTAEIHVVTPSQWSAMTAEQFMSYKAIIIGDAACESGTAAFQAAIENRNTWGAIVDGDVAIIAAAPTSANSAQLVENGVRYVLNSVQYLTGMYIALGCAYQDAPANTHVTLLEPFGDFKVQGMDVCAEWQHTFQMQGDLMSRDTYDGAFVGEDGCATRTVFTSYPDRTFSFVAIATSYNDPPTPIPGAKLFIDYTIDPGFETNYVGTPYVLVRGAMAVGAGCGLPAMPSGEECDLGDTGNGQPNTGNQNPASLCSWSCHHDWCGDGKVDVDFGEECDNGIKNGRTGDTSGAIGTCTSFCKIPNIPVPADHPPVAVCQNVTVQATNTCGVAADINNGSYDEDGDLVGCTASPAGPYNIGDTEVALTCTDAKGNVATSSPCTVTVTDKVLPTVALIGEANQSVECVKSGTYTDPGATASDLCEGPLPQSSITKSGTVTMGTLGTYTLSYFAKDSSGNQSATVTRRVTVADTLAPVITRLGLEMVTQECGGNYVDQGATANDQCQGPLTVVKTGAVNTAVLGDYTIRYNVKDAQNNAAIEQTRTVYVRDRVKPTVTLVAPASQTIECGGTFTDPGATATDTCAGTLTAVVNSTNLNLNAPGNYTINYRAIDPSGNMGVSGNRTVTVADTQGPTLALVGPAAMPLECATAFNDPGATANDQCQGNLTSAIVKTGTVNNMALGPYTLRYNVKDAKNNAAPEVTRTVTVGDTLAPNITVTGPLSQQVECGGAYTDPGATASDACAGAVPVIVHGPANANAPGNYTVSYSAKDPSGNEATSASTRSVTVSDTLPPTLTLLGSSPSTLECGSPYTDPGASASDQCAGNLTAQITKTGTVNSQAPGPYSLRYTVSDGNGHSVTADRQVTVQDTLAPTVSLNGPTTVPLECGAAYTDPGATANDACAGALPAVATTTANP